In Kogia breviceps isolate mKogBre1 chromosome 7, mKogBre1 haplotype 1, whole genome shotgun sequence, a single window of DNA contains:
- the SIDT2 gene encoding SID1 transmembrane family member 2 isoform X5 encodes MSSVEEDDYDTLADIDSDKNVIRTKQYLCVADLARKDKRVLRKKYQIYFWNIATIAVFYALPVVQLVITYQTVVNVTGNQDICYYNFLCAHPLGNLSAFNNILSNLGYILLGLLFLLIILQREINHNRALLRNDLYALECGIPKHFGLFYAMGTALMMEGLLSACYHVCPNYTNFQFDTSFMYMIAGLCMLKLYQKRHPDINASAYSAYACLAIVIFFSVLGVVFGKGNTAFWVIFSVIHIIATLLLSTQLYYMGRWKLDSGICRRILHVLYTDCIRQCSGPLYVDRMVLLVMGNIINWSLAAYGLIMRPNDFASYLLAIGICNLLLYFAFYIIMKLRSGERIKLIPLLCIICTSVVWGFALFFFFQGLSTWQKTPAESREHNRDCILLDFFDDHDIWHFLSSIAMFGSFLVLLTLDDDLDTVQRDKIYVF; translated from the exons ATGAGCTCCGTGGAGGAGGACGACTATGACACGTTGGCCGACATCGATTCAGACAAGAATGTCATTCGCACCAAG CAATACCTCTGCGTGGCTGACCTGGCACGCAAGGACAAACGCGTTCTGCGGAAAAAGTACCAGATCTACTTCTG GAACATCGCCACCATTGCTGTCTTCTATGCACTTCCTGTGGTGCAGCTGGTGATCACCTACCAGACG GTGGTGAATGTCACAGGGAACCAGGACATCTGCTACTACAACTTCCTCTGCGCCCACCCTCTAGGCAACCTCAG CGCTTTCAACAACATCCTCAGCAACTTGGGGTACATCCtgctggggctgctcttcctgctcATCATCCTGCAGCGGGAGATCAACCACAACCGCGCCCTGCTGCGCAACGACCTCTATGCTCTG GAATGTGGGATCCCCAAACACTTTGGCCTCTTCTACGCCATGGGCACGGCCCTGATGATGGAGGGGCTACTTAGCGCTTGCTATCACGTCTGCCCCAACTATACCAATTTCCAGTTTG ACACGTCATTCATGTACATGATCGCGGGGCTCTGCATGCTGAAGCTGTACCAGAAGCGGCACCCAGACATCAACGCCAGTGCCTACAGCGCCTATGCCTGCTTGGCCAtcgtcattttcttctctgtgctGGGCGTG GTCTTCGGCAAAGGGAACACAGCATTCTGGGTCATCTTCTCGGTCATTCACATCATTGCCACCCTGCTCCTCAGCACACAGCTCTATTACATGGGCCGCTGGAAGCTGG ACTCGGGGATCTGCCGTCGCATTCTCCACGTGCTCTACACGGACTGCATCCGGCAGTGCAGCGGGCCCCTCTACGTG GACCGCATGGTGCTGCTGGTTATGGGCAACATTATCAACTGGTCGCT GGCTGCCTATGGGCTCATCATGCGTCCCAATGATTTTGCCTCCTACTTGTTGGCCATTGGCATCTGCAACCTGCTTCTTTACTTTGCCTTCTACATCATTATGAAG CTCCGGAGCGGGGAGAGGATCAAGCTCATTCCCCTGCTCTGCATCATCTGCACCTCGGTGGTCTGGGGATTTgcactcttcttcttcttccagggGCTCAGCACCTGGCAG aaaacccctgcagagtcacggGAGCACAACCGGGACTGCATCCTCCTCGACTTCTTTGATGACCACGACATCTGGCACTTCCTCTCCTCCATCGCCATGTTTGGGTCATTCCTG GTGTTGCTGACACTGGACGACGACCTGGACACTGTGCAGCGGGACAAGATCTACGTCTTCTAG